TGCattatctaattagaaaaattggATATATGTTGATGTTTGATAGGTTGGAGATTTTGAAATGCATCTGAAGCGGAACATTGGAGCCACAGCAGCTCCTATGTCCGGAATGTCACCAATTACACCACCACCTGTTCCAACTAAACCCATGGTTGAATCAGCACCTGTAGCCccaccaccatcaccatcaAAGGCTCCTAGTCCATTTACAAATGTGCCCGTGGAGAAGTCTTCAAAGTTACTAGCATTGGAGGCTTCTGGATCAAGTGGATATGTCCTAGTATCATCCCCAACAGTATGTGGTGTGCATATGCTGTGTGGACCACttttaatgttttcatttttgggaTAACTTATCTGCCATCACTTTTTCCTGTTAGGTTGGCTCATTTAGAAGGGGCAGAACGGTGAAAGGGAAGAAGCAACCTCCTATATGTAAAGAGGTAgttatgcatgcatggattttGTCTGCCAAACATTTCTGTATACGtccttttcaaatttatatGTAGCCACTAGTGTAAGAAACACCACATTGGCTTCGAAACCTAAATTGTTTCTCTTAATTCTGGGATTTACAGGGTGATGTAATAAAGGAAGGACAAGTAATTGGATATTTGGATCAGTTTGGCACTGAACTTCCTGTGAAGGTGAAtactcttttcatttttaattttggtgATTTCTTCTTGATGAGTTCTTATAATGGTGATTTCTTACTGGCATGTTGAGCAGTCAGATAAGGCTGGAGAAATCTTAAAGCTCCTCTTTGATGATGGAGGTAAAAAAATGTCTCTGTTCTTGCTATTTATGACTcgatttatttttctcttgaattgcTTCATGTAAAAGGGGAACCGCTTAGGTAGCCCAGCCGGATATGAGCATGTTCACTGCAAgataaatttcttctaatttatAGTCTCTAATTACTCTGAAAATTATAGATGATTGTGAACAACGAAGATGAAAGTTATATCTGTTGAAAATGATTCATATGGTATTAAaatcccaaggggttggcccaagtggtgaaagCCTTGGTCTTGAgatatcactcccttcaaggtctaaTGTTCAACACCTCATAGCTGCAAACAATTCTTTAGGGCCACACCCCCTGGTGAAAAATCAGCGATTTAACTAGTTCCGTGTAggaaaacttccgagggtgcggtgcatgGGACCGGGGCTTACTCTGCAGGgttgggtccgaagggccctgccttggagaggttccctgacattaaaaaaaaaaaaaaaatatatatatatatatatatagtgttaaTCTTTCTAGGATATATCCCATCATGATAAAttccttctttcctttctcGGCTAACTTGTGCATCTTTTGTCCATGCTTAATATGTGAATCAATACCATTCTCAGTGCAGCCATAGAGGTTTTGCAAGGTTCAATGCAATTCTTGAGTAATAATGTCCATTAAAGTTACTTACCCATAAATAATGGACATTAACTCAGTCAGTGgtgtataattttttcatgtcatTCCGATCAAAAATATCTTTAGGCCAGCCAAGCCCCTTGTTGCAGTCTCATCATACAGTTAGGGTCagagaaatgaaaatagaaCTTCTATCATTTAGGATCTGAAATAGCTGTCTTAAAAAAGAAGTGAAGACTGTTTTGAACTAAGAAGTTCGTACTTGG
Above is a genomic segment from Juglans microcarpa x Juglans regia isolate MS1-56 chromosome 1D, Jm3101_v1.0, whole genome shotgun sequence containing:
- the LOC121266985 gene encoding biotin carboxyl carrier protein of acetyl-CoA carboxylase-like isoform X3 gives rise to the protein MVVSSVKTSEATETSKSDVSSHSVIQGSLEKKAPLSATFPNGFEALVLEVCDETEVAELKLKVGDFEMHLKRNIGATAAPMSGMSPITPPPVPTKPMVESAPVAPPPSPSKAPSPFTNVPVEKSSKLLALEASGSSGYVLVSSPTVGSFRRGRTVKGKKQPPICKEGDVIKEGQVIGYLDQFGTELPVKSDKAGEILKLLFDDGEAVGYGDPLIALLPSFHGIQ
- the LOC121266985 gene encoding biotin carboxyl carrier protein of acetyl-CoA carboxylase-like isoform X2; amino-acid sequence: MGYRYTRSSVVGTTSHVCSSLEKPSLLRIYNASWPISSKSCIQGSTISGKPFVSSTKRKGMVVSSVKTSEATETSKSDVSSHSVIQGSLEKKAPLSATFPNGFEALVLEVCDETEVAELKLKVGDFEMHLKRNIGATAAPMSGMSPITPPPVPTKPMVESAPVAPPPSPSKAPSPFTNVPVEKSSKLLALEASGSSGYVLVSSPTVGSFRRGRTVKGKKQPPICKEGDVIKEGQVIGYLDQFGTELPVKSDKAGEILKLLFDDGEAVGYGDPLIALLPSFHGIQ